The genomic interval TACGGCCTAAGAAAAGGAAAATCAGCGATGTtgaaaaatttgtcaaaaatatgtcAGTGTCAGATGGAGGTCCAGCAGCTAAAAggtaattttctattttcagGTTAAATGAAAGTATTTTCCAATTGATTGTGTGATCTTATTAGGGAGACAGtgtaaaaaatcaatttgtcaGTTAATAATTTCACTGGCAAATTAAGTCTTAGTTGTTAGCTCTATTGTCAAAATAAATCCTTCAAAAATACACTGTACTTGATTTTTGTAAAATGCAGGTTGGGACTTAGTAACAATGTGTGTCAAAAGTGTATGTAGATCTTTAAGACAATTCATTGACACTGACATGACAAGAATAAAGGAGAGTGAACCAATTCAAGACCAATTGTCCAATAGACATGCCCTTGTATGCAAGCTAGgaaacacaatgtacatataatagCAGCATGTCCTCTTTTGGAAACATATAGATTTCTGTGAGTGAAACAAAGCAGTTATCAATGTTTTGGATAGTTTGTAGACCTGCAGCATTGCCCCTCATATATGGTGTGTTTCAAGGGTGGCTAGGTGTATTGATGTTGTTAGGTTAGAGATAAGGTTAGACTTCATAATAAATGTGATTTGTATCCTAAGCAATGAGTGACTTCTGAGtcagatttaaacttgtcaacATTCCTTGATTATGACTCTGTCAAAACTCAAGTTAATCCTGTTTTATGGTGTTTTTGACTTAACAGTGTTAAGATGTAtatgaccatagaccctccaatGATAAGACCTATGAACCCATAtgataacaaacatttcttgTTATGTTTACAGACGAGCTAGTGGCGGATCATCACATACAGGTCTTATCACCTCAGTTAACATCACAAGTACAACAGAGAGACTTAAACCACCACCAATTGTcatcaacaaaaataaaactgttgtCAAATTAAATCCCTCAAAAAAAGACACAGAAATCAAATCAGTCAGTAGCGgtaatagtagtagtggtggtggtggtagtggtagaaCAATTATTAAACTAAATAGTAATCCTAGCACTCCACAAAGTAATCATAGTAAAGAATGTAAAAAAGTTTCACTAAAACGACCATCAGGTGACAAAAGTAGTACAAAAGAGGAAAGTCCTGAACACAAGAAGAAAATCTCACTCAAGCCTATTTTATCCCCAACATCAtcaacatcgtcatcatcactaTTATCAACGTCACCGCCATTGTCATcaccaacatcaacaacaacaaagtctTCCGATAAAGAGAAAGTTAAACAGGTAAGTGTTTTACTGTTATGTCTGTTTTGTGAAAAAAGATTGCAGCATTTCTTTGATTTGACTCCTAAGTGCATATTCCCTTCAGTTTAAAACATCTCTTATCATTTATTGTGCTTGCCAaccataaatatattatttctgctgactcccatgatgcaatggcccatagcaaagatactagtaccctataaaggcacaagatcaacttgaagTTTCTCAAACATCTTaagtaattgtagatgatgAATATCGTTAAATGACTCTGCAGAACCCATAGTTCATAAAAATATCTCTATTTCCTAGAGTGGTTGTTCGCCTTTAATTTCAGACTTCATTTATCAGAAAAAACGGTTGCGGTATTTCATTTTTGAAGTAATTACTTTTCACTGACAGTTTTCGAGAGATACAAAAGGGTCTGATATACTAATATTTAATCTGAAATATTTTTAGTTGTTGCTTAAATTTGGGTAAATTAGCAAATGTAATTCACATTCAAAATGATTTATTGTTCATGGCTTCTTTTTTCAGAAAAAACTATGTACCTCACCactatcaccatcatcatcgtcatcatcagaTACTTCACCAACAAAGAAGATGTCAATTAAGAAGATTACATGGCCTTAATATTGTCAAAGAAATTCTTCATCTTTTTAGCTGCACTTAGAATAATTCAAACATCAGTGAAATTgtgaatattttacatatatttgtataggCTACATTGTTGTGTGCAATGCTTTGCATTGTTACCAGAAGTGATATTGCAGTTTTTGCATAAATGAAACAGAAGTCATATTCAAGCTGGAAGCATTGATGTTCACCTTGACTCTCTTATGGAGTCTATGTAGCTATGAAAGTACAGTTTGATTTTATTACACTTCACCATCCTTATTGCCATCACACTTAATTACAACATGTATACCATTTGCTGTATATTTATGCATaaggtatattttgtttcagtgTAATTGTGCAAAGGGTATGTTGAGGATGTGTATTTTCATTGTACAATCCatgaaaaaacaccagtgtCTTTACTTGCTcatggtaagcaggaatgagacaagttacatgtaaagacatacattgtaattagtgttggtaacttatcaaagtataaacaccacataATATAACACCACATAAACCAGGAccccataactctgtttactgatagaatgctacatgttaTAACAATCAAGTacaactgttagtgttacattataacttccacagatgttaacaaactgataaaagtgtACCCTGAACCAGAGGTACCCCAGTTGTTTTTGTATCTGTTGCATTGTCATTTTTGCTTAATTTTGTCGTTGTGTGAAGTCTCTCCTTAtctcacttcattcaagtaaaTGTACTAATGTTTTTTCACGTT from Glandiceps talaboti chromosome 3, keGlaTala1.1, whole genome shotgun sequence carries:
- the LOC144433461 gene encoding ashwin-like encodes the protein MATTESMEVETVDLLHPEILSKETIIKILKSRCVRLDNMYNMDKDALVEVFHRTVLPMPQREFRDNRRGKIMAKLRPKKRKISDVEKFVKNMSVSDGGPAAKRRASGGSSHTGLITSVNITSTTERLKPPPIVINKNKTVVKLNPSKKDTEIKSVSSGNSSSGGGGSGRTIIKLNSNPSTPQSNHSKECKKVSLKRPSGDKSSTKEESPEHKKKISLKPILSPTSSTSSSSLLSTSPPLSSPTSTTTKSSDKEKVKQKKLCTSPLSPSSSSSSDTSPTKKMSIKKITWP